One Pseudomonas tolaasii NCPPB 2192 genomic window carries:
- a CDS encoding MFS transporter, which translates to MTPSLSLSASSERLPIGALLALAMTGFICIVTETLPAGLLPLISEGLAISPSMAGQMVTAYALGSVLAVIPMTIATRGWRRRNVLLLTIVGFLLFNSITALSSHYGVTLVARFFAGVAAGLAWSLLAGYARRMVAPHQQGRALALAMVGTPIALSLGVPLGTWLGGLVGWRITFGLMSALTLVLIVWVLVKVPDYPPQAAHQRLSLGNVLTTPGVRPVLAVVICWMLAHNILYTYIAPFVALAGLGERVDVVLLVFGVAALAGIWVTARLVEPLLRKTVLVSLAVFALVSGVLGWLGDVPTVVYLGVAVWGLSFGGAATLLQTALADAAGDGADVALSLNVVAWNSAIAGSGVVGGVLLDTWGVSSFPWAMLLLIGGAFMIAWSAHAHGFKPGARAGGKPAAAGH; encoded by the coding sequence GTGACCCCTTCACTCAGTTTGTCCGCCTCGTCCGAGCGCTTGCCCATCGGTGCCTTGCTGGCCCTGGCGATGACCGGATTTATCTGCATCGTCACCGAGACCCTGCCTGCCGGGTTGTTGCCGTTGATCAGCGAAGGCCTGGCGATTTCGCCGTCCATGGCCGGGCAGATGGTCACTGCGTATGCGCTGGGATCGGTGCTGGCGGTGATCCCGATGACCATCGCCACCCGTGGCTGGCGTCGGCGCAACGTGCTGCTGCTGACCATCGTTGGCTTTCTGCTGTTCAACTCAATCACGGCATTGTCGTCCCACTACGGCGTCACGCTGGTAGCGCGGTTCTTTGCCGGGGTGGCGGCGGGGCTCGCGTGGAGCCTGCTGGCCGGCTATGCCCGGCGTATGGTCGCCCCGCATCAGCAGGGCAGGGCGCTGGCGCTGGCCATGGTCGGCACGCCGATTGCGTTGTCTCTCGGCGTGCCTCTGGGCACATGGCTCGGCGGGCTAGTGGGCTGGCGCATTACGTTCGGGCTGATGTCGGCACTCACGTTGGTTTTGATTGTGTGGGTACTGGTGAAAGTCCCGGACTATCCGCCACAGGCCGCGCATCAACGCCTGTCTTTGGGCAACGTGCTGACTACGCCCGGCGTGCGACCGGTGCTGGCGGTGGTGATCTGCTGGATGCTGGCGCACAACATCTTGTACACCTACATCGCGCCGTTCGTGGCGCTGGCCGGGTTGGGCGAGCGTGTGGACGTGGTGTTGCTGGTGTTTGGCGTTGCCGCATTGGCGGGTATCTGGGTGACGGCCAGGTTGGTCGAGCCTTTGTTGCGCAAGACGGTGCTGGTGAGTCTGGCGGTGTTTGCCTTGGTGAGCGGGGTATTGGGATGGCTGGGAGACGTTCCGACGGTGGTTTACCTCGGCGTGGCGGTGTGGGGGTTGAGCTTTGGTGGTGCGGCAACCCTGTTGCAAACGGCACTCGCCGATGCGGCAGGTGACGGTGCAGACGTGGCGTTGTCGCTGAATGTGGTGGCTTGGAACAGCGCGATTGCAGGCAGCGGTGTGGTCGGCGGCGTATTGCTGGATACCTGGGGTGTCTCGTCGTTTCCCTGGGCCATGCTGTTGCTGATTGGGGGGGCGTTCATGATTGCCTGGTCGGCACATGCCCATGGTTTCAAACCGGGTGCTCGCGCGGGAGGAAAACCGGCTGCCGCCGGGCACTAA
- a CDS encoding DNA/RNA non-specific endonuclease: MHLRNIAVGLSALVLFSTGAAARNLPDLYSPQEKQLSFASCADLFPASNPINTATVPATMKPLALCSDNFAVLYSQTSKTPLVVVERLNAAQLKDAKGEERTNQFYADPRIPKGARAELSDYRAQHPAMDRGHQSPAADAPSANAMAQSFALSNMVPQDPTNNRKIWSKVEADVRKFAVRAGGDVFVFTGPLFDAGYGTIGDNKVWVPTRLFKLVYDASSKRAWAYVLPNAETRIERPMDYETFVKTTGLKLLGNLPVTGSVGRT, translated from the coding sequence ATGCACCTGCGCAACATTGCAGTCGGGCTGTCAGCCCTCGTTTTGTTCTCCACCGGCGCCGCGGCGCGCAACCTTCCGGACCTTTACTCCCCGCAGGAAAAACAGCTGTCGTTTGCCAGTTGCGCCGACCTGTTCCCGGCCTCGAACCCCATCAACACCGCGACCGTTCCCGCCACCATGAAGCCGCTGGCGCTGTGCTCGGACAATTTTGCGGTGCTCTACTCGCAAACCAGCAAGACCCCGCTGGTGGTGGTTGAACGCCTCAACGCCGCGCAATTGAAAGACGCCAAAGGCGAAGAGCGCACCAACCAGTTCTATGCCGACCCGCGTATTCCCAAGGGCGCCCGCGCCGAGTTGAGCGACTACCGCGCCCAGCATCCGGCCATGGACCGCGGCCATCAGTCCCCGGCCGCCGACGCACCGAGTGCCAACGCCATGGCCCAGTCGTTCGCACTGTCGAACATGGTGCCGCAAGACCCGACCAACAACCGCAAGATCTGGAGCAAGGTCGAGGCCGACGTGCGCAAGTTCGCCGTGCGTGCCGGCGGTGATGTGTTCGTGTTCACCGGGCCGTTGTTTGATGCGGGCTACGGCACCATCGGTGACAACAAGGTCTGGGTGCCGACGCGCCTGTTCAAGCTGGTGTACGACGCGTCCTCGAAACGCGCCTGGGCCTACGTGCTACCCAACGCTGAGACCCGTATCGAACGGCCGATGGACTACGAGACTTTCGTCAAGACCACCGGGCTCAAGTTGCTCGGCAACCTTCCGGTCACGGGGTCGGTGGGTCGGACTTGA
- the pxpB gene encoding 5-oxoprolinase subunit PxpB: MSDVNCDVRDPVRPLRAEPHWRFEPCGDRCIVVVFASVFSAQANRRAVAFSASLHQQMANGLLAGITDVIPAMVSVGVHYSPEVYATLYPESLPYDSVVDALDHALAHLQNAPRTTPRRLDIPVCYAGDCAPDLSAIASACGLTPNEVIAAHSGQWVDVLMVGFAPGHPYIGMHEPTLQLARRAVPRTRVLQGSVGLANRQSVIYPTDLPGGWNIVGRTPLTMFSPANEPPCLLTGGDQVRFVPITAREFQLMSAEQP; the protein is encoded by the coding sequence ATGTCCGACGTTAACTGTGATGTGCGTGATCCGGTCCGTCCGCTGCGCGCCGAGCCGCATTGGCGGTTCGAACCCTGTGGCGACCGTTGCATCGTAGTGGTATTTGCCTCGGTGTTCAGCGCCCAGGCCAACCGCCGCGCGGTGGCGTTCAGTGCGAGCCTGCATCAACAGATGGCGAACGGGTTGCTGGCAGGCATCACGGACGTGATCCCGGCGATGGTTTCGGTGGGGGTCCACTATTCCCCGGAAGTCTACGCCACGCTTTACCCTGAATCGCTGCCCTATGACTCCGTGGTCGACGCGCTCGACCACGCCCTGGCGCACCTGCAAAACGCACCCCGCACAACCCCAAGGCGCCTGGACATTCCGGTGTGCTACGCGGGCGATTGCGCGCCGGACCTGTCGGCCATCGCCAGTGCCTGCGGCCTGACTCCCAACGAGGTGATCGCCGCCCACAGTGGCCAATGGGTGGATGTGCTGATGGTGGGCTTCGCGCCGGGCCATCCTTACATCGGCATGCACGAACCCACGCTGCAACTGGCGCGCCGGGCCGTGCCGCGCACACGGGTGTTGCAGGGCAGCGTGGGGTTGGCCAACCGCCAGAGCGTGATTTACCCCACGGATCTGCCGGGTGGCTGGAACATTGTCGGGCGCACCCCATTGACGATGTTTTCACCCGCCAATGAGCCGCCTTGCCTGCTGACGGGAGGCGACCAGGTGCGTTTTGTGCCGATCACGGCCCGTGAATTTCAACTGATGAGCGCAGAGCAGCCATGA
- a CDS encoding MarR family winged helix-turn-helix transcriptional regulator, with protein sequence MTKSHSDLNAEAATLAAELRISLGKLIRRLREQTHPDDFTSAQKSVLLRLDRDGPTTVSALARAESVRPQSMRITVAGLEAMQAVSGQPDPSDGRQTLIQLTPSLRKHLIESRAAKDDWLLHALQEQLTPQEQHELAAAVKLLERLADF encoded by the coding sequence ATGACCAAATCCCACTCCGACCTCAATGCCGAAGCCGCCACCCTGGCCGCCGAGCTGCGCATCTCTCTGGGCAAACTGATCCGGCGTCTGCGCGAGCAAACCCACCCCGACGACTTCACCTCTGCGCAAAAATCCGTGCTGCTGCGCCTCGATCGCGACGGCCCGACCACCGTGTCCGCCCTCGCCCGCGCTGAAAGCGTGCGCCCGCAATCCATGCGCATCACCGTCGCCGGGCTTGAGGCGATGCAAGCAGTCAGCGGCCAACCCGACCCCAGCGATGGCCGTCAAACGCTGATCCAGTTGACACCTTCATTGCGCAAACACCTGATCGAAAGCCGCGCCGCCAAAGACGACTGGCTGCTGCACGCCCTGCAAGAACAGCTGACACCCCAGGAACAACACGAACTCGCCGCTGCGGTAAAACTGCTGGAGCGACTTGCCGATTTTTAA
- a CDS encoding VOC family protein has protein sequence MSLSPFHLAIPVYDLAAARHFYGDVFGLSEGRSSAQWVDFDFYGHQLVIHEHPKTESQESVHSNPVDGHDVPVPHFGIILQWEQWEALADRLRARETQFVIEPYIRFQGQVGEQATMFLFDPCGNALEFKAFKDMSLLFAK, from the coding sequence GTGAGCCTTTCGCCCTTTCATCTGGCAATTCCCGTCTACGACCTTGCCGCCGCGCGCCACTTCTACGGCGACGTGTTTGGCCTTTCGGAAGGCCGCTCCAGCGCGCAATGGGTCGACTTCGACTTCTACGGGCACCAACTGGTGATCCATGAACACCCCAAGACCGAATCCCAGGAATCGGTGCACTCCAACCCGGTGGACGGCCACGACGTGCCGGTCCCGCATTTCGGCATCATTTTGCAGTGGGAGCAGTGGGAAGCCCTGGCCGACCGCCTGCGCGCCCGCGAAACACAATTCGTCATCGAGCCCTACATCCGCTTTCAGGGCCAGGTCGGCGAGCAAGCCACCATGTTTCTGTTCGACCCGTGTGGTAATGCTCTGGAATTCAAGGCGTTCAAGGACATGAGCCTGCTGTTCGCCAAGTAA
- a CDS encoding LysR family transcriptional regulator: MKRHFEDLQLGSIELFCLAAEASSFTAAAQVAGVTPAAVSRSVSRLEERLGSRLFVRTTRSIRLTDSGRTFFEQCRQALTQLVEAQQEVMGAQAVPSGLLRISIPTTYAHHRLLPLLPKFRALYPQVTVDVHISNRNIDFVAEGYDLAVRVRAQPDSSLIARLLEDAELVVVAAPSYLQRAGVPQTLEELAAHECIQYELPSNGRRISWLFNVEGKAREFTGEAGYSCSDDVLGGVTLARHGAGLFQTYRFIVEQALADGSLVEVLKPFGGRSRPYTLLYPHGRYVPHRVRAFVDFLLASRDERAALATPARAG, encoded by the coding sequence ATGAAGCGCCATTTCGAAGACCTGCAATTGGGCAGCATCGAGTTGTTCTGCCTCGCCGCCGAAGCCAGCAGCTTCACGGCCGCCGCGCAGGTGGCGGGTGTCACCCCGGCGGCCGTCAGCCGCAGCGTCTCGCGCCTGGAAGAACGCCTGGGTTCGCGCCTGTTCGTGCGTACCACCCGCAGCATTCGCCTGACCGACAGCGGCCGCACGTTCTTCGAGCAATGCCGCCAGGCCCTGACCCAACTGGTGGAGGCGCAACAGGAAGTGATGGGCGCCCAAGCCGTGCCGTCCGGCCTGCTGCGTATCAGTATTCCCACCACGTACGCGCATCATCGTCTGCTGCCCTTGCTGCCGAAATTTCGCGCGTTGTACCCCCAAGTGACCGTGGATGTTCACATCAGCAACCGCAACATCGACTTCGTCGCCGAGGGCTATGACCTGGCCGTGCGTGTGCGGGCGCAGCCGGATTCCTCACTGATCGCCCGATTGCTCGAAGACGCCGAACTGGTGGTCGTCGCGGCGCCTTCTTACCTGCAACGCGCCGGCGTGCCGCAAACCCTGGAAGAACTGGCCGCCCACGAATGCATCCAGTACGAACTGCCGAGCAATGGCCGACGCATTTCGTGGCTGTTCAACGTGGAGGGCAAAGCGCGGGAGTTTACGGGGGAGGCGGGTTACAGCTGTTCCGACGACGTGCTGGGCGGCGTCACCCTGGCTCGCCATGGCGCGGGGTTGTTTCAGACCTACCGATTTATCGTCGAGCAGGCATTGGCGGACGGCAGCCTGGTGGAAGTGTTGAAACCCTTTGGCGGCCGCTCGCGCCCCTACACGCTGCTGTACCCCCACGGGCGTTATGTGCCGCATCGGGTCAGGGCGTTTGTGGATTTTTTGCTGGCATCTCGGGATGAGAGGGCGGCGCTGGCCACACCAGCAAGAGCTGGCTGA
- a CDS encoding MFS transporter — protein MGFLGTFRSLRSPNYRIWAAGALVSNIGTWMQRTAQDWLVLTQLTPHNAAAVGIVMALQFGPQLLLLPWTGFAADHYDQRKLLITTQAVMGLLALTLGVFTITGFVELWHVYVFAFLSGCASAFDAPVRQIFVAELVGEKDLSNAIALNSTSFNMARMIGPAVAGVTIASVGTGWAFLLNGSSFFAVLASLFFLRVSRQTKVRALRTKGSLTEGIRYVWARPDLKAILLMLFLIGTFGMNFPIFISTMAVSVFHADARGYGLLTSTLAIGTIAGALIAAGSERPQFKSLLTGAAVFGLGCTLAAVAPNYWTFAIALVIIGVGAMTFSNTTNSLMQLTTEPAMRGRVIALRVAVALGGTPIGAPIVGWVADHLGPRWSLVVGAASGILAVGVAIWTIKRQLDKPQWVKSDPPTP, from the coding sequence ATGGGTTTTCTCGGCACCTTTCGTTCCCTGCGCAGCCCCAACTACCGCATCTGGGCGGCCGGGGCGCTGGTGTCGAATATCGGCACCTGGATGCAACGTACGGCCCAGGACTGGCTGGTACTCACCCAGCTCACCCCGCACAACGCGGCAGCCGTCGGCATAGTCATGGCGTTGCAATTCGGCCCGCAGTTGCTGTTGCTGCCCTGGACCGGCTTTGCCGCCGACCACTACGACCAGCGCAAATTGCTGATCACCACCCAGGCGGTCATGGGCCTTTTGGCATTGACGCTGGGGGTGTTCACCATCACCGGGTTTGTCGAGTTGTGGCACGTGTATGTGTTTGCGTTTTTGTCCGGCTGCGCCTCGGCATTCGATGCGCCGGTGCGGCAGATTTTTGTGGCGGAACTGGTGGGCGAGAAGGATTTGTCCAATGCCATTGCACTCAACTCGACGTCGTTCAACATGGCCCGCATGATCGGCCCCGCAGTGGCCGGCGTGACCATCGCGTCAGTCGGCACCGGCTGGGCATTTCTGCTGAACGGCTCAAGTTTTTTTGCGGTGCTGGCGTCGCTGTTTTTCCTGCGGGTATCCAGGCAGACCAAAGTACGCGCGCTGCGCACCAAAGGCAGCCTCACCGAAGGTATTCGCTACGTATGGGCAAGGCCGGATTTGAAGGCGATTTTGCTGATGCTGTTTTTGATCGGCACCTTTGGCATGAACTTCCCGATCTTCATCTCGACCATGGCCGTCAGCGTGTTCCATGCCGACGCGCGCGGCTATGGCCTGCTGACCTCGACCCTGGCCATCGGCACCATCGCCGGGGCGTTGATCGCGGCGGGCAGTGAGCGGCCGCAGTTCAAATCGCTGCTCACCGGCGCGGCAGTCTTCGGCCTGGGTTGCACATTGGCCGCCGTGGCGCCGAACTATTGGACGTTTGCAATTGCGCTGGTGATCATCGGCGTGGGTGCGATGACCTTCAGCAATACCACCAACAGTTTGATGCAGCTCACCACCGAACCGGCCATGCGTGGCCGGGTGATTGCCTTGCGTGTGGCGGTGGCGCTGGGTGGCACGCCGATTGGCGCGCCCATCGTCGGCTGGGTCGCCGACCACCTGGGGCCGCGCTGGTCACTGGTGGTCGGCGCGGCGTCCGGCATCCTGGCCGTGGGCGTGGCGATCTGGACGATCAAACGCCAGCTGGACAAGCCTCAGTGGGTCAAGTCCGACCCACCGACCCCGTGA
- a CDS encoding LysR family transcriptional regulator produces the protein MIRELRTFVSAARRGTFAAAGQQVGLTQSAVSAQIKHLEDALGVKLFDRTGRSATLNAAGQRAVPLAEEILDIFSRMGAPDSANNFHGSLRIGAIGSVQTGILPQALVALKRRAPFIEVSLVPGVSLNLLSQVDAGELDLAIMIHPPFNLPKDLNTEVIAREPFVLITAKDVEGDDPLQILREQPFVRYDRGSFGGRQVTQFLKEHKIQTQQALELDELDAIVKMVRSGLGVSLVPLAGLWLEHDPEVRILRLDTLTFHREIVLLTKYTQRQLPLFALFRSCVMEVLAAPK, from the coding sequence ATGATTCGAGAGTTGAGAACCTTCGTATCCGCCGCGCGGCGCGGCACGTTTGCCGCCGCCGGGCAGCAGGTCGGGCTGACGCAATCGGCGGTGAGCGCGCAGATCAAGCACCTGGAGGACGCGTTGGGGGTCAAGCTGTTCGACCGCACCGGCCGCTCCGCCACCCTCAATGCCGCCGGGCAGCGCGCAGTGCCGCTGGCCGAGGAAATCCTCGATATTTTCTCGCGCATGGGCGCCCCCGACAGTGCCAACAATTTTCACGGCTCGTTGCGCATCGGCGCCATCGGCAGCGTGCAAACCGGCATCCTGCCCCAGGCGCTGGTGGCGCTGAAACGCCGTGCGCCGTTCATCGAAGTGAGCCTGGTGCCCGGCGTGTCGCTCAACTTGCTCAGCCAGGTGGACGCGGGCGAGCTGGACCTGGCGATCATGATCCATCCGCCGTTCAACCTGCCCAAAGACCTCAACACCGAAGTCATCGCCCGCGAGCCGTTTGTGCTGATCACTGCAAAAGACGTGGAGGGCGACGACCCGTTGCAAATCCTGCGCGAGCAACCGTTTGTACGTTACGACCGCGGCTCGTTTGGCGGGCGCCAGGTCACCCAGTTTCTCAAGGAACACAAGATCCAGACGCAACAAGCCCTGGAACTCGACGAGCTGGACGCCATCGTCAAGATGGTGCGCAGTGGCCTCGGCGTGTCCCTGGTGCCCCTGGCGGGCTTGTGGCTGGAACACGATCCCGAGGTGCGGATTTTGCGATTGGACACGCTCACGTTCCACCGCGAAATTGTGCTGCTGACCAAGTACACCCAGCGCCAATTGCCGCTCTTCGCGCTGTTCCGGTCGTGCGTCATGGAAGTGCTGGCTGCGCCGAAATAG
- a CDS encoding YeeE/YedE family protein, which produces MSTTLPIPTRKPVAPLLAFIILVLGALFLQNSVGSRQVLLLVVGAALGLTLYHAAFGFTSAWRVFINDRRGAGLRAQMVMLAIAVVLFFPALGAGTLFGQPVTGLVAPAGISVVFGAFIFGIGMQLGGGCASGTLFTVGGGNARMLVTLFFFICGSLIATHHVDWWFALPAFPAVSIVKSFGVMPALVLSLAVFALIAWITVRLEKGRHGQLEEGITSPHTGLRRFLRGPWPLVWGAIGLALLNYATLALAGRPWGITSAFALWGAKVASGLGVDVASWAFWQMPGNAKALAAPVWEDITSVMDVGIILGALLAAGLAGRFAPSLKIPARSLVAAVIGGLLLGYGSRLAYGCNIGAYFSGIASGSLHGWVWLVAAFIGNSVGVRLRPFFFAGERPQVALSGC; this is translated from the coding sequence ATGAGCACCACTCTCCCCATCCCCACGCGCAAGCCCGTCGCGCCGCTGCTGGCCTTCATCATCCTGGTGCTCGGCGCCCTGTTCCTGCAAAACAGCGTCGGCTCGCGCCAGGTGCTGTTGCTGGTAGTCGGCGCCGCACTGGGCCTGACCCTCTACCACGCCGCGTTCGGCTTCACCTCGGCCTGGCGGGTGTTCATCAACGACCGTCGCGGCGCCGGTTTGCGCGCTCAAATGGTGATGCTGGCCATCGCCGTAGTGCTGTTCTTCCCGGCCCTGGGGGCAGGCACCTTGTTCGGTCAGCCAGTAACAGGGCTGGTAGCCCCGGCCGGAATCTCGGTGGTATTCGGTGCCTTTATCTTCGGCATCGGCATGCAACTGGGCGGCGGCTGTGCCTCGGGCACCCTGTTCACCGTCGGCGGCGGCAACGCGCGCATGCTGGTGACGCTGTTCTTCTTTATCTGCGGTTCGCTGATCGCCACCCACCATGTGGATTGGTGGTTTGCACTGCCGGCGTTCCCCGCCGTGTCCATCGTCAAGAGTTTCGGCGTAATGCCGGCGCTGGTATTGAGCCTGGCCGTGTTCGCGCTGATTGCCTGGATCACCGTGCGCCTTGAGAAGGGCCGCCATGGCCAGCTCGAAGAGGGCATCACCAGCCCGCACACCGGCCTGCGCCGTTTCCTCCGTGGGCCGTGGCCGCTGGTGTGGGGCGCGATTGGCCTGGCACTGCTTAACTACGCGACCCTGGCCTTGGCCGGGCGGCCGTGGGGCATTACGTCGGCGTTCGCGCTGTGGGGCGCCAAAGTGGCGAGCGGCCTGGGTGTGGACGTGGCCAGCTGGGCGTTCTGGCAGATGCCGGGCAACGCCAAGGCCCTGGCGGCACCGGTGTGGGAAGACATCACCAGTGTGATGGACGTGGGCATCATCCTTGGCGCGTTGCTGGCCGCAGGCCTGGCCGGGCGTTTTGCGCCGAGCCTGAAAATCCCGGCGCGTTCGCTGGTGGCGGCAGTGATCGGCGGCTTGCTGCTGGGCTATGGTTCGCGCCTGGCTTATGGTTGCAACATCGGCGCGTACTTCAGCGGCATCGCCTCGGGCAGCCTGCATGGCTGGGTGTGGCTGGTGGCGGCGTTTATCGGCAACAGCGTGGGCGTGCGCCTGCGGCCCTTCTTCTTTGCGGGCGAGCGGCCGCAGGTGGCGTTGAGCGGTTGCTGA
- a CDS encoding isochorismatase family protein: MAVTSLDATTALIIVDLQQGIIDYPFIHPVKDVIKHSRALLDAFRERGLPVVLVNVTGFAPGRTERPRRSDALPDGWADLIPELGQQPGDIQVTKRSWGAFANTDLEAQLKALNVSQVVITGVATGTGVEATARQAYEAGFNVTLATDAMTDASAEAHAYSVNNVFPKLGESGTTQAILGLLDNREA, encoded by the coding sequence ATGGCTGTCACCTCGCTGGACGCAACCACCGCCCTGATCATCGTCGACCTGCAACAGGGCATCATCGATTACCCCTTTATTCACCCCGTCAAGGACGTCATCAAGCACTCCCGCGCGTTGCTCGACGCCTTCCGCGAGCGCGGTTTGCCGGTGGTGCTGGTCAATGTCACCGGCTTCGCGCCGGGGCGTACCGAACGGCCACGGCGCAGCGATGCGCTGCCCGACGGTTGGGCCGACCTGATTCCTGAGCTCGGGCAACAGCCCGGCGATATCCAGGTGACCAAACGGTCCTGGGGCGCATTTGCCAATACGGACCTCGAAGCACAACTCAAAGCACTGAACGTCAGCCAGGTAGTGATCACCGGCGTCGCCACCGGCACCGGCGTCGAAGCGACTGCCCGGCAAGCCTACGAAGCCGGTTTCAACGTGACGCTCGCCACCGACGCCATGACCGATGCCAGCGCAGAAGCCCACGCCTACAGCGTCAATAACGTGTTCCCCAAGCTCGGCGAGTCGGGCACCACACAGGCCATCCTGGGTTTGCTCGACAACCGGGAGGCATGA
- a CDS encoding TetR/AcrR family transcriptional regulator codes for MAQMGRPRNFDRDQAVEQAMHLFWQHGYDATSLAQLKTGLGGGISAPSFYAAFGSKEALFDECVQRYLATYAQVTECLWDESLPPRRAVETALRQSARMQCDNAHPKGCMVTLGVMSAPSPENARVTDALTQSRLRTRAGIVACVARAVEAAELPGSLDPQVMATVFDSFLQGISIQARDNTPFETIDAAISQLLLVWPAPPSHPEMPAKNPQTP; via the coding sequence ATGGCACAAATGGGCCGCCCGCGCAATTTCGACCGCGACCAGGCCGTAGAACAGGCAATGCACCTGTTCTGGCAACACGGTTACGACGCCACCTCGCTTGCCCAACTCAAGACGGGCCTGGGCGGTGGCATTTCCGCGCCGAGTTTTTACGCTGCGTTCGGCTCCAAGGAGGCGTTGTTCGATGAATGCGTGCAGCGCTACCTCGCGACCTACGCCCAGGTCACCGAATGCCTGTGGGACGAAAGCCTGCCGCCGCGTCGGGCAGTCGAGACCGCACTGCGCCAATCAGCGCGCATGCAGTGTGACAATGCTCACCCGAAGGGCTGCATGGTGACATTGGGTGTGATGAGCGCCCCGAGCCCCGAGAACGCGCGGGTGACCGATGCATTGACGCAATCACGTTTGCGCACGCGGGCGGGGATCGTGGCGTGTGTAGCGCGCGCGGTAGAGGCCGCAGAGTTGCCTGGCTCGCTGGACCCGCAAGTGATGGCGACCGTGTTTGACAGTTTTCTGCAGGGCATTTCGATTCAGGCACGGGACAACACGCCTTTTGAGACCATTGACGCAGCGATCAGCCAGCTCTTGCTGGTGTGGCCAGCGCCGCCCTCTCATCCCGAGATGCCAGCAAAAAATCCACAAACGCCCTGA
- a CDS encoding biotin-dependent carboxyltransferase family protein, protein MTINVLRPGLFSSFQDTGRTGFQHWGVPVNGAMDADAHALANLLVGNPMSAATLEITIQGPVLCFQAKALIALAGADLGASLDGVVLKPGQAARVQPGTVLRFERREYGARAYLAVSGGYLLDPVMNSCSTYSRGGFGGLCGRALKAGDVIPICSSFANPPRLNIPAGLLFAEPAYPVGVRVLQGREWGDFSETARHDFLNEPYRMTAASDRMGYRLDGAALALTRPKQLLSESVAFGTVQVPVGGQPIVLMADRQTTGGYPRIAQVASVDLPRLAQLMPGDEIRFSLIDLRTAQQLWVTRARTLKRLEAAHS, encoded by the coding sequence ATGACCATCAACGTGCTGCGACCCGGGTTGTTTTCTTCCTTTCAAGACACCGGCCGCACGGGTTTTCAGCACTGGGGCGTGCCCGTCAACGGCGCCATGGACGCCGACGCTCATGCGCTGGCGAACCTGCTGGTCGGCAACCCGATGAGTGCCGCCACGCTGGAAATCACGATTCAAGGTCCCGTGCTGTGTTTCCAGGCCAAGGCGTTGATCGCGCTGGCCGGTGCCGACCTTGGCGCGAGCCTTGATGGCGTCGTACTGAAACCGGGGCAGGCCGCCCGCGTCCAACCGGGCACCGTGCTGCGTTTTGAAAGGCGCGAATACGGTGCCCGCGCCTACCTGGCCGTCAGCGGCGGTTACCTGCTCGACCCCGTGATGAACAGTTGCAGCACCTATAGTCGCGGCGGGTTTGGCGGGCTCTGTGGTCGTGCACTGAAAGCCGGGGACGTGATTCCGATCTGCTCGTCATTCGCCAACCCGCCGCGCCTGAATATTCCGGCGGGGTTGCTGTTTGCCGAGCCTGCTTACCCCGTGGGTGTCCGGGTGCTTCAGGGGCGCGAGTGGGGCGATTTCAGCGAAACCGCCCGGCACGACTTTCTCAACGAACCCTACCGAATGACCGCCGCCTCGGACCGCATGGGCTACCGGCTGGACGGCGCCGCGCTGGCGCTGACCCGGCCCAAACAGCTGCTGTCCGAAAGCGTGGCCTTCGGCACCGTGCAGGTGCCCGTCGGCGGCCAGCCCATTGTGTTGATGGCGGATCGGCAAACCACCGGCGGTTATCCGCGCATCGCACAGGTAGCGAGTGTGGATTTACCAAGGTTGGCGCAATTGATGCCGGGCGATGAAATCCGCTTCTCCCTGATCGACCTGCGCACGGCCCAGCAACTGTGGGTGACACGCGCCCGCACCCTGAAAAGACTGGAGGCTGCCCACTCATAA